One Malus domestica chromosome 11, GDT2T_hap1 genomic region harbors:
- the LOC139189137 gene encoding uncharacterized protein gives MKKEALKLHQSRMEQENMKQLELQKKKKEEERKKKEADMASKKRQREEEERKEKERKRMRVEARRQQREHEYKLPAEKVENEMKSQAIDGSGPGGKKSKDETPHKKMEAERGFDNSRNISETEPSTSRISISNAGRESIVHEEFHEAWSNYGYKAEVPSDLDKEMENSIGITSQEQSYDISPYKESDDENDDDDNIIPNSKFIPSWSSKNCLAFAVSCQNRADPGTIFPPESFCCISEVLLPRNHQLNNSRMR, from the exons atgaagaaggaagcCTTGAAACTTCACCAGTCAAGAATGGAGCAGGAGAATATGAAGCAGTTGGAGCtgcagaaaaaaaagaaagaagaagagaggaagaaaaaagaagctGATATGGCATCAAAGAAGAGACAAAGGGAAGAGGaagaaaggaaggagaaggaaagaaaaagaatgcgTGTTGAAGCCCGTAGACAGCAGAGAGAACATGAATACAAGTTACCTGCTGAAAAAGTAGAGAATGAAATGAAAAGCCAGGCCATT GATGGAAGCGGCCCTGGCGGTAAGAAATCTAAGGATGAAACGCCACATAAGAAAATGGAGGCAGAAAGGGGATTTGACAATTCCAGAAATATTTCGGAGACTGAGCCTAGTACTTCCAGGATTTCAATAAGCAACGCTGGAAGAGAAAGTATTGTCCATGAAGAGTTCCATGAGGCCTGGAGTAATTATGGGTATAAAGCAGAG GTACCGAGCGATTTAGACAAAGAAATGGAGAATTCAATTGGCATTACAAGTCAAGAGCAGTCTTATGACATCTCTCCATACAAAGAATCAGATGATGAAAATGACGATGATGACAATATCATACCGAATAGTAAATTTATTCCTTCATGGTCAAG TAAAAACTGCCTGGCTTTTGCTGTTTCTTGCCAGAATAGAGCAGACCCAGGGACGATCTTCCCCCCAGAAAGCTTTTGCTGCATCTCTGAAG TCCTCTTGCCTCGAAACCATCAATTAAACAACAGCAGAATGCGTTAA